From Acidipropionibacterium acidipropionici, one genomic window encodes:
- a CDS encoding alpha/beta fold hydrolase produces the protein MAVDPSTVDPSTVDPRSVDPIVCLHGITSSHTTWGGLVLATKPHGVDPHCLTLLGHGPLGARRRVDGYSLEAFVADVMAQINRLGLERFQLVGHSLGAHLASIIAESFPQRISRLVLEELPVPARSRADSGPVRHRWSGLAIKVGALSGCRRFDPVMVSRVLDQLGTPRPGWWQGLARITMPVLMIGGGTTSYLDQDRLSLVAAELPDARLIRIDGGHRVHITREAEFLARVVPFLLQLDQP, from the coding sequence ATGGCCGTCGATCCCAGTACCGTCGATCCCAGTACCGTCGATCCCAGGTCCGTTGATCCAATAGTGTGCCTGCACGGCATCACGAGCTCCCACACCACATGGGGCGGCCTGGTGCTGGCCACCAAGCCGCACGGCGTCGACCCCCATTGCCTCACCCTGCTCGGCCACGGGCCGCTCGGCGCCAGGCGACGGGTCGACGGCTACAGCCTGGAGGCCTTCGTCGCCGATGTCATGGCCCAGATCAACCGGCTGGGCCTGGAGCGCTTCCAGCTCGTCGGGCACTCCCTGGGCGCCCACCTGGCCAGCATCATCGCAGAGAGCTTCCCGCAGCGCATCAGCCGTCTGGTGCTCGAGGAGCTGCCGGTGCCCGCACGCTCCAGAGCCGACTCCGGGCCGGTCCGACACCGCTGGTCGGGCCTGGCCATCAAGGTCGGCGCGCTGTCGGGATGCCGGCGTTTCGACCCGGTGATGGTCTCACGCGTCCTCGACCAGCTGGGTACGCCCCGACCCGGATGGTGGCAGGGACTGGCGCGCATCACCATGCCGGTTCTCATGATCGGCGGCGGGACGACCTCCTATCTCGATCAGGACCGGTTGTCCCTGGTCGCGGCCGAGCTCCCCGACGCCCGGCTGATCCGGATCGACGGCGGCCACCGGGTGCACATCACCCGCGAGGCGGAGTTCCTGGCCCGGGTGGTGCCCTTCCTTCTCCAACTGGATCAGCCCTGA
- a CDS encoding ABC transporter ATP-binding protein: MVTRPHFAHPAPTSSESAGPQTRGAIDMLDISQAFLNHGEPLPVLDHVNLSAGPGSFVSLVGPSGSGKSTLLRLAAGLDRPLTGRVYVDGRRVRRPDPSRGLVFQDPTLLPWLTVGQNIGLGPQVQGRADDPEQRRRVDEMIDLVGLQEFRDALPSELSGGMAQRTSLARALVTRPEILLLDEPLGKLDALTRSSLQTEIARLWEHQGFTALMVTHDVEEALLLSDRVVVFSPRPARVLEDVAVDLPRPRTQDDPRFRELRRHILELLA; the protein is encoded by the coding sequence ATGGTGACCCGACCCCACTTCGCACACCCCGCCCCGACCTCGTCGGAATCCGCCGGCCCGCAGACCAGGGGGGCCATCGACATGCTCGACATCTCCCAGGCCTTCCTCAACCACGGCGAGCCCCTCCCGGTGCTCGACCACGTCAACCTCTCGGCCGGACCGGGCAGCTTCGTGAGCCTCGTCGGGCCCTCCGGCTCCGGCAAGTCCACGCTGCTGCGCCTGGCAGCCGGCCTGGACAGGCCGCTCACCGGCCGGGTCTACGTCGACGGACGCCGGGTCAGACGCCCCGACCCCTCCCGCGGGCTGGTCTTCCAGGACCCGACCCTGCTGCCGTGGCTCACGGTCGGCCAGAACATCGGCCTGGGGCCCCAGGTGCAGGGCCGTGCCGACGACCCGGAGCAGCGCCGGCGCGTCGACGAGATGATCGATCTGGTGGGCCTCCAGGAGTTCCGCGACGCCCTGCCCTCGGAGCTGTCCGGCGGCATGGCCCAGCGCACCTCGCTGGCCAGGGCCCTGGTCACACGGCCCGAGATCCTGCTCCTCGACGAGCCCCTCGGAAAACTCGACGCCCTCACCCGCTCCTCCCTCCAGACCGAGATCGCCCGGCTGTGGGAGCACCAGGGATTCACCGCCCTCATGGTGACCCACGACGTCGAGGAGGCCCTGCTGCTCTCCGACCGGGTCGTCGTCTTCTCACCGCGCCCCGCCCGAGTGCTCGAGGACGTCGCCGTCGATCTGCCGAGGCCCCGGACCCAGGACGATCCCCGCTTCCGCGAGCTCCGCCGCCACATCCTGGAGCTGCTCGCCTGA